Proteins encoded in a region of the Acidimicrobiales bacterium genome:
- a CDS encoding glycosyltransferase family 39 protein produces the protein MSVLSLATPAPADVPSVETPAPRRDGGDDTGRRALLLVLAALVVGLGLRVAIGLTDDAPSVDETAYLRSGLSLADGDGYERDGHAELHFPPLVPALLGAASHLVDDPHTGTVWLTILAGTALVVVLTLLAHRLAGPKAAVATAWVAALAPGLATTPAARGAGSEAEYTLLVVSAAYLVVAASRREGPAQLARFAGGGLCVGLAYLTRPEGLFAAAPLGVAVLVVAARAGGGRRLRAGALAAAVFALPLAVCVVPYASFLHTHTGRWELTAKTQDASIEAWHAVARSDRRARDEVLYALDDSGLHIQDDRTPLTGLAEDDPAGYAGILGTNVVSLGKNVGGWWLLPLPVWVLAVAGAWRARRQRGTQLLAIVALLPVGTALAFFVQPRYLIVTAAVAVVMAGTTVPTLPRRARGPTMAVLLVLLAASSLGAFYGAGGWWHPGDHLDQRRAGEWLAAHTDPDDRVMTRSMVAAYYAERPTMAIPYADFDEIMAYARHYGAHYLVVDWYTAGRLRPQLAHLQDDDRPPGLRLVHEETAEGRTTRIFTLDPVPPPPPPGEEAPALGFMGDAT, from the coding sequence ATGTCCGTGTTGTCGCTGGCGACCCCCGCGCCGGCCGACGTTCCCTCCGTCGAGACCCCGGCGCCGCGGCGCGACGGCGGCGACGACACCGGGCGCCGTGCCCTGCTGCTGGTGCTGGCCGCGCTGGTGGTCGGGTTGGGGCTTCGGGTCGCCATCGGGCTGACCGACGACGCCCCCTCGGTGGACGAGACCGCCTACCTGCGCTCGGGCCTGTCGCTCGCCGACGGCGACGGCTACGAGCGCGACGGCCACGCCGAGCTGCACTTCCCGCCGCTGGTGCCGGCTCTGCTGGGGGCCGCCAGCCACCTGGTGGACGACCCGCACACCGGCACCGTGTGGCTGACGATCCTCGCCGGCACCGCGCTGGTGGTGGTCCTCACGCTGCTCGCCCACCGCCTGGCCGGCCCGAAGGCCGCGGTCGCCACCGCCTGGGTCGCCGCCCTGGCGCCCGGCCTGGCCACCACCCCCGCCGCCCGCGGCGCCGGCTCCGAGGCCGAGTACACCCTGCTCGTGGTGTCGGCCGCGTACCTGGTGGTGGCGGCGTCCCGACGCGAGGGGCCTGCTCAGCTGGCCCGCTTCGCGGGCGGGGGACTGTGCGTCGGCCTGGCCTACCTGACCCGCCCCGAGGGGTTGTTCGCAGCGGCCCCGCTGGGCGTCGCGGTGCTGGTCGTGGCGGCGCGCGCCGGTGGCGGCCGCCGTCTCCGGGCCGGGGCGCTCGCCGCGGCCGTGTTCGCCCTGCCCCTGGCCGTGTGCGTGGTGCCGTACGCCTCGTTCCTGCACACCCACACCGGGAGGTGGGAGCTCACCGCCAAGACGCAGGACGCCTCCATCGAGGCGTGGCACGCCGTCGCCCGCAGCGACCGCCGGGCCCGTGACGAGGTGCTCTACGCCCTCGACGACTCGGGCCTCCACATCCAGGACGACCGGACGCCGCTCACCGGCCTCGCCGAGGACGACCCGGCGGGCTACGCCGGCATCCTCGGCACCAACGTCGTGTCGTTGGGGAAGAACGTGGGCGGTTGGTGGCTGCTGCCGCTGCCGGTGTGGGTGCTGGCGGTCGCCGGCGCCTGGCGCGCCCGCCGGCAGCGGGGGACCCAGCTGCTGGCGATCGTGGCGCTGCTGCCGGTCGGCACGGCCCTGGCCTTCTTCGTGCAGCCCCGCTACCTGATCGTGACCGCGGCGGTCGCCGTCGTCATGGCCGGAACCACGGTGCCGACCCTGCCGCGCCGCGCCCGCGGTCCCACGATGGCGGTGCTGCTGGTGCTGTTGGCGGCGTCGTCGCTGGGGGCGTTCTACGGCGCCGGCGGCTGGTGGCACCCGGGCGACCACCTCGACCAGCGCCGGGCGGGGGAGTGGCTGGCGGCCCACACCGACCCCGACGACCGGGTGATGACCCGCAGCATGGTGGCCGCCTACTACGCCGAGCGGCCGACGATGGCGATCCCGTACGCCGACTTCGACGAGATCATGGCCTACGCCCGCCACTACGGCGCCCACTACCTGGTGGTCGACTGGTACACGGCCGGCCGGCTGCGGCCCCAGCTGGCCCACCTGCAGGACGACGACCGGCCGCCCGGCCTCCGCCTGGTCCACGAGGAGACCGCCGAGGGCCGCACCACCCGCATCTTCACCCTCGATCCGGTACCGCCCCCGCCCCCGCCGGGCGAGGAGGCCCCCGCCCTCGGCTTCATGGGCGACGCGACCTAG
- a CDS encoding ATP-binding protein, with translation MRRIPIRFKLVGALAVPMLGLLTVIVIEVLGTTAAAQEVRDQTAMATAVIGPSGLMSGLQDERNWSSVELIGQESVVALQVTGYEETRRRTDAAIAEFQRDVASKGGAVAQAYGPALEGLGDLQALRADIDAFTAPRGLENNNFADTIFNRYAELIDPFHDGNTRLALAIDDSTLREGVELIDVSSRQMEVVATVLRDVLQGELNGGIERPDIRKIAAGANEFRRHDRTLTEAQGPYADDSPESRNLAAFAAEVLAATDEAIQGRVDITAVLGVASVPVEDSYMGRRDMVSRQLVDEADTLVSAADRRVALLRALALIAVVAAAVATWVVSRSITGPLRALTRQATDMANHRLPEAVVGILDTPLGDDVVVPEVDSVAVETSDEVADVADALNTVQDSALSLAFEQAVLRRNIADSFVNLGRRNQNLLSRQLNFITELEANETDPDILSNLFRLDHLATRMRRNAESLLLLAGIDPPRTWSGPVRVNDVIRAALGEVEDYQRVVDRGVEPALVLGMAAADLAHLLAELIDNALIYSPPDQAVEVRGGRRSDVEGGGYMLAVIDAGLGMRPEELDRANRRLRGAESFTIAPSKYLGHYVAGHLAARHGIGVTLYASQGGGITAVVHLPTPLMVEAEPAISVPMF, from the coding sequence ATGCGCCGAATACCCATTCGTTTCAAGCTCGTCGGCGCCCTCGCGGTGCCGATGCTGGGGCTGTTGACCGTCATCGTGATCGAGGTGCTGGGCACCACGGCGGCGGCGCAGGAGGTGCGCGACCAGACGGCGATGGCGACCGCCGTGATCGGTCCGTCGGGGCTCATGTCGGGGCTGCAGGACGAGCGCAACTGGTCCTCGGTCGAGCTCATCGGCCAGGAGTCCGTGGTGGCGCTGCAGGTGACCGGCTACGAGGAGACCCGCCGGCGCACCGACGCCGCCATCGCCGAGTTCCAGCGGGACGTCGCCAGCAAGGGCGGCGCGGTGGCCCAGGCCTACGGTCCCGCGCTCGAGGGGCTGGGCGATCTCCAGGCGCTGCGCGCCGACATCGACGCCTTCACCGCGCCCCGCGGCCTCGAGAACAACAACTTCGCCGACACGATCTTCAACCGCTACGCCGAGCTGATCGACCCGTTCCACGACGGCAACACCCGGCTGGCGCTGGCCATCGACGACTCCACGCTGCGGGAGGGCGTCGAGCTCATCGACGTCAGCTCGCGGCAGATGGAGGTGGTGGCGACCGTCCTGCGCGACGTCCTCCAGGGCGAGCTCAACGGCGGCATCGAACGCCCCGACATCCGGAAGATCGCGGCCGGGGCGAACGAGTTCCGGCGCCACGACCGCACCCTCACCGAGGCGCAGGGGCCGTACGCCGACGACAGCCCCGAGAGTCGCAACCTGGCGGCGTTCGCCGCCGAGGTGCTGGCCGCCACCGACGAGGCCATCCAGGGTCGGGTCGACATCACCGCGGTGCTGGGGGTCGCCAGCGTTCCCGTCGAGGACTCCTACATGGGGCGCCGTGACATGGTGTCGCGGCAGCTGGTCGACGAGGCCGACACGCTGGTGAGCGCCGCCGACCGCCGGGTGGCGCTGCTGCGGGCGCTGGCCCTGATCGCCGTGGTGGCCGCGGCGGTGGCGACGTGGGTGGTGTCGCGGTCGATCACCGGGCCACTGCGGGCGCTCACCCGGCAGGCCACCGACATGGCCAACCACCGGCTGCCCGAGGCGGTCGTCGGGATCCTGGACACGCCGCTGGGCGACGACGTGGTGGTGCCGGAGGTGGACTCCGTGGCGGTGGAGACCAGCGACGAGGTGGCCGACGTCGCCGACGCCCTCAACACCGTGCAGGACTCGGCGCTCAGCCTGGCGTTCGAGCAGGCCGTGCTGCGCCGCAACATCGCCGACTCGTTCGTCAACCTCGGGCGCCGCAACCAGAACCTGCTGTCGCGCCAGCTCAACTTCATCACCGAGCTCGAGGCCAACGAGACCGACCCGGACATCCTGTCGAACCTGTTCCGGCTCGACCACCTGGCGACGAGGATGCGCCGCAACGCCGAGTCGCTGCTGCTGCTGGCGGGGATCGACCCGCCACGGACGTGGTCGGGGCCGGTGCGGGTCAACGACGTGATCCGCGCCGCGCTGGGCGAGGTCGAGGACTACCAGCGGGTGGTCGACCGCGGCGTCGAACCCGCGCTGGTGCTGGGCATGGCCGCTGCCGACCTCGCCCACCTGCTCGCCGAGCTGATCGACAACGCGCTGATCTACTCACCGCCGGACCAGGCCGTCGAGGTGCGCGGCGGGCGCCGCTCGGACGTCGAGGGCGGCGGCTACATGCTCGCCGTGATCGACGCCGGCCTGGGCATGCGGCCGGAGGAGCTGGACCGGGCCAACCGGCGGCTGCGGGGGGCGGAGTCGTTCACGATCGCCCCGTCGAAGTACCTGGGCCACTACGTCGCCGGCCACCTCGCCGCCCGCCACGGCATCGGCGTCACCCTCTACGCCTCCCAGGGCGGCGGCATCACGGCGGTCGTCCACCTGCCGACACCCCTCATGGTCGAGGCCGAGCCGGCCATCTCGGTGCCGATGTTCTGA
- a CDS encoding aspartate aminotransferase family protein, whose translation MSELQEQARRNLWMHFSRLGAYADAEVPVIVKGEGAYVWDEHGTRYLDGLSGLFTVQIGYGRTELAEAAARQATQLAYFPLWGYAHPTAVTLAARLADLTPGDLNRVFFTSGGSEAVESAWKLARQYFRAIGQPLRSKAISRTIAYHGTSMGALSITGLPALKVPFEPLVPGTAKVANTNRYRCRLCSHASACTLSCADDIEDAILREGPETVAAVFLEPVQNAGGCLVPADGYFVRAREICDRYGVLLVSDEVICAFGRLGHMFGAERYGYQPDIITCAKGLTSGYSPLGAMLASDRLAEPFLEGTATFNHGFTFAGHPVSCAVALANLDVFETEDVLGNVRRHEADLRARLEGLADIPIVGEVRGAGYFQAIELVRDQATKENFTPEERESLLRSFLPGRLAEAGLLCRADDRGGYPVVQLAPPLVCGPSHFDEIEAALRTTLTAAAQRYRA comes from the coding sequence GTGAGCGAGCTCCAGGAGCAGGCGCGACGCAACCTCTGGATGCACTTCTCCCGGCTGGGGGCCTACGCCGACGCCGAGGTGCCGGTGATCGTGAAGGGCGAGGGCGCCTACGTGTGGGACGAGCACGGCACCCGCTACCTCGACGGGCTCTCCGGCCTGTTCACCGTGCAGATCGGCTACGGCCGCACCGAGCTGGCCGAGGCCGCCGCCCGCCAGGCCACCCAGCTCGCCTACTTCCCGCTGTGGGGCTACGCCCACCCCACCGCCGTCACCCTGGCCGCCCGCCTGGCCGACCTGACCCCCGGTGACCTCAACCGGGTGTTCTTCACCAGCGGCGGGTCGGAGGCGGTCGAGTCGGCGTGGAAGCTGGCGCGCCAGTACTTCCGGGCGATCGGCCAGCCGCTGCGCTCCAAGGCGATCAGCCGCACGATCGCCTACCACGGCACGTCGATGGGAGCGCTGTCGATCACCGGCCTCCCGGCCCTCAAGGTGCCGTTCGAGCCGCTCGTGCCCGGCACCGCCAAGGTGGCCAACACGAACCGCTACCGCTGCCGGCTCTGCTCGCACGCATCCGCCTGCACGCTGTCGTGCGCCGACGACATCGAGGACGCCATCCTGCGGGAGGGGCCCGAGACCGTGGCCGCCGTGTTCCTCGAGCCGGTGCAGAACGCCGGCGGCTGCCTGGTGCCGGCCGACGGCTACTTCGTCCGGGCGCGCGAGATCTGCGACCGCTACGGGGTGCTGCTGGTGTCCGACGAGGTGATCTGCGCCTTCGGTCGCCTCGGCCACATGTTCGGCGCCGAGCGCTACGGCTACCAGCCCGACATCATCACCTGCGCCAAGGGCCTCACCTCGGGCTACTCGCCGCTCGGGGCGATGCTGGCCAGCGACCGCCTGGCCGAGCCGTTCCTCGAGGGCACGGCCACCTTCAACCACGGCTTCACGTTCGCCGGCCACCCGGTGAGCTGCGCCGTCGCGCTGGCCAACCTCGACGTCTTCGAGACCGAGGACGTGCTCGGCAACGTCCGCCGCCACGAGGCCGACCTGCGGGCCCGGCTGGAGGGCCTGGCCGACATCCCCATCGTCGGCGAGGTGCGGGGCGCCGGCTACTTCCAGGCGATCGAGCTGGTGCGCGACCAGGCGACGAAGGAGAACTTCACCCCGGAGGAGCGTGAGTCGCTGCTGCGCAGCTTCCTCCCCGGGCGCCTCGCCGAGGCCGGGCTGCTGTGCCGCGCCGACGACCGCGGCGGCTACCCCGTCGTGCAGCTGGCGCCACCGCTGGTGTGCGGCCCGTCGCACTTCGACGAGATCGAGGCGGCCCTGCGGACGACGCTGACCGCCGCGGCACAGCGATACCGCGCGTAA
- a CDS encoding TetR family transcriptional regulator, whose translation MTPGCSVPGLRERKKAQTREAIIAAALELFERKGYDATTIEEIAEAADVSPRTFFRYFDSKVDVVMAPKDDSDDEFGNRLSDRPPEEGPVEATRQVIRTTLAAVIAEDPAFVRQMRVMLCTPSLQATAREHFNEHHDDMAADFAERMGIAKDDLRAHVVASVVGNTIWTVVSRWLAENSPPETLLEMIDEACNLLSNGIDQPVQP comes from the coding sequence ATGACTCCAGGGTGCAGCGTGCCCGGGCTGCGGGAACGCAAGAAGGCCCAGACGCGCGAGGCGATCATCGCCGCGGCCCTCGAGCTGTTCGAGCGCAAGGGCTACGACGCCACCACCATCGAGGAGATCGCCGAGGCGGCCGACGTGTCGCCCCGCACGTTCTTCCGCTACTTCGACTCCAAGGTCGACGTGGTCATGGCACCCAAGGACGACTCGGACGACGAGTTCGGCAACCGGCTCAGCGACCGCCCACCCGAGGAGGGCCCGGTCGAGGCCACCCGCCAGGTGATCCGCACCACGCTGGCGGCGGTCATCGCCGAGGACCCGGCGTTCGTCCGGCAGATGCGGGTGATGCTCTGCACCCCCAGCCTCCAGGCCACCGCCCGGGAGCACTTCAACGAGCACCACGACGACATGGCCGCCGACTTCGCCGAACGCATGGGCATCGCCAAGGACGACCTCCGTGCCCACGTCGTCGCCTCCGTGGTGGGCAACACCATCTGGACCGTCGTCAGCCGCTGGCTCGCGGAGAACAGCCCTCCGGAGACCCTCCTGGAGATGATCGACGAGGCGTGCAACCTGCTCTCCAACGGCATCGACCAGCCCGTCCAGCCGTGA
- a CDS encoding MMPL family transporter has product MTLLLYRLGRGAVRRRRLVVVVWVVAAIGILVLGQAAGGESSDEFSVPGVESQRALDVLEDDFPAAAGTSAQLVFAADEGSTLTSPDVAAVVATALSDVAAQPDVGGVGELQLSPDGTVGLADVQYAVPSDDIREAAFGRLEGVAEAADDSGLVTLELGGELPSEASGAEPGGEELIGLAVAMVVLLVAFGSVVAMGLPIGVALVGLLASVGLITVASAVVDVSNVAPTLASMIGLGVGIDYALFIVTRHRENLHKGMSVEEAVGRAIATSGSAVLFAGITVVIAITGLAIAGIPAVTVMGLMSGLTVAVMVAVALTLLPALLGFAGHKVNALRLPGMRASTGLVESGRESLWHRWGRQVSAHPWRYLTLGMVVLGLASAPVLSLRLGWPDNGSQSEELTTRRAYDLLADGFGDGFNGPLVLSVELGSGEGSSAAVLDGLSAAVDADPGVEAVAPPRLNDDGTAAVLRVIPTTSPQDEATNDLIHRLRDDVVPEALASAGVAADSATAVHIGGATASFIDLSEKIQGRLLWFIGAVILLSVLLLMVVFRSIAVPLKAAVMNLLSIGAAYGVIVAVFQWGWGRSLFGVEESIPIVSFLPMMLFAILFGLSMDYEVFLLSRVREEYLARRDSDSAVIEGIAATGRVITSAALIMISVFAAFALGDDPTIKMFGLGLATAVLVDATIVRMVLVPATMRLLGDWNWWLPSWLDRILPTFDLEGGTSEPAEEEDSREPVLVG; this is encoded by the coding sequence ATGACACTCCTCCTCTACCGACTGGGTCGCGGCGCGGTCCGCCGGCGGCGACTCGTGGTCGTCGTCTGGGTGGTCGCCGCGATCGGCATCCTCGTCCTCGGCCAGGCCGCAGGGGGAGAGTCCAGCGACGAGTTCAGCGTCCCCGGCGTCGAGTCCCAGAGGGCGCTCGACGTGCTCGAAGACGACTTCCCGGCGGCAGCCGGCACCTCCGCCCAGCTGGTGTTCGCCGCCGACGAGGGCAGCACGCTCACCTCGCCCGACGTTGCCGCCGTGGTGGCCACGGCCCTCTCCGACGTGGCCGCCCAGCCCGACGTGGGCGGGGTGGGCGAGCTGCAGCTCTCGCCCGACGGGACCGTCGGGCTCGCCGACGTCCAGTACGCCGTGCCGTCCGACGACATCCGCGAGGCCGCCTTCGGTCGCCTGGAGGGCGTGGCCGAGGCCGCCGACGACTCGGGCCTCGTCACCCTGGAGCTGGGCGGCGAGCTGCCCAGCGAGGCCTCCGGGGCCGAGCCCGGTGGCGAGGAGCTGATCGGCCTGGCGGTCGCCATGGTGGTGCTGCTGGTGGCCTTCGGGTCGGTGGTGGCGATGGGGTTGCCCATCGGCGTCGCCCTGGTGGGCCTGCTCGCCAGCGTGGGGCTCATCACGGTCGCGTCGGCGGTGGTCGACGTGTCGAACGTGGCGCCCACGCTCGCCTCGATGATCGGCCTCGGCGTGGGCATCGACTACGCCCTGTTCATCGTCACCCGCCACCGCGAGAACCTGCACAAGGGCATGTCCGTGGAGGAGGCGGTGGGCCGGGCGATCGCCACCTCGGGCTCGGCCGTGCTGTTCGCCGGGATCACCGTGGTGATCGCCATCACCGGCCTGGCCATCGCCGGCATCCCCGCCGTCACGGTGATGGGCCTGATGTCCGGGCTCACCGTGGCGGTCATGGTCGCCGTGGCGCTCACGTTGCTGCCGGCCCTGCTCGGGTTCGCCGGGCACAAGGTGAACGCCCTGCGCCTGCCCGGGATGCGGGCCTCGACCGGGCTCGTCGAGAGCGGCCGCGAGTCGCTGTGGCACCGCTGGGGCCGGCAGGTGTCGGCCCACCCCTGGCGCTACCTGACGCTCGGCATGGTGGTGCTCGGCCTGGCCAGCGCCCCCGTGCTGAGCCTGCGGCTGGGCTGGCCCGACAACGGCAGCCAGTCGGAGGAGCTGACCACACGTCGGGCCTACGACCTGCTGGCCGACGGCTTCGGCGACGGCTTCAACGGCCCGCTCGTGCTGTCGGTGGAGCTCGGCTCGGGCGAGGGTTCCTCCGCCGCGGTGCTCGACGGGCTGTCCGCAGCCGTCGACGCCGACCCGGGTGTCGAGGCGGTGGCGCCGCCCCGGCTCAACGACGACGGCACCGCGGCCGTGCTGCGAGTGATCCCCACCACGTCGCCCCAGGACGAGGCGACCAACGACCTCATCCACCGGCTGCGCGACGACGTCGTGCCGGAGGCGCTGGCCTCCGCGGGCGTTGCGGCCGACAGCGCCACCGCGGTCCACATCGGCGGGGCGACGGCGAGCTTCATCGACCTGTCGGAGAAGATCCAGGGCCGGCTGCTCTGGTTCATCGGGGCCGTGATCCTGCTGTCGGTGCTGCTGCTGATGGTGGTGTTCCGGTCGATCGCGGTGCCGCTGAAGGCCGCGGTCATGAACCTGCTGTCGATCGGCGCGGCCTACGGCGTGATCGTGGCCGTGTTCCAGTGGGGTTGGGGGCGCAGCCTGTTCGGCGTCGAGGAGTCGATACCGATCGTGTCGTTCCTGCCGATGATGCTGTTCGCCATCCTGTTCGGCCTGTCCATGGACTACGAGGTGTTCCTGCTCTCCCGGGTGCGGGAGGAGTACCTGGCCCGCCGCGACAGCGACAGCGCGGTCATCGAGGGCATCGCGGCGACAGGCCGGGTCATCACGTCGGCGGCGCTGATCATGATCAGCGTGTTCGCCGCCTTCGCCCTGGGCGACGACCCCACGATCAAGATGTTCGGTCTGGGCCTGGCCACGGCCGTGCTGGTCGACGCCACCATCGTCCGGATGGTGCTGGTGCCCGCCACCATGCGCCTGCTCGGCGACTGGAACTGGTGGCTGCCGAGCTGGCTCGACCGGATCCTGCCCACCTTCGACCTGGAGGGCGGCACGAGCGAGCCGGCCGAGGAGGAGGACAGCCGCGAACCGGTCCTCGTCGGCTAG
- a CDS encoding 2OG-Fe(II) oxygenase family protein, translated as MLAFLDAMTTLGRAILRGMALGLGHPADWFADHHLTDDPLVLFRIFRYPPAQPSEERWGVGEHTDYGLLTLLAQDGNPALQVRTPRGWVDAPPRPGSFVCNLGDMLERLSGGRYRSTAHRVRNGSDAERLSFPFFLDPSWDAVVGAAGSTYGDYVMGKVARVFPDLAASDETSTEVAP; from the coding sequence GTGCTGGCCTTCCTCGACGCCATGACCACCCTCGGCCGGGCCATCCTGCGAGGCATGGCCCTCGGGCTCGGCCACCCGGCCGACTGGTTCGCCGACCACCACCTCACCGACGACCCGCTGGTGCTCTTCCGCATCTTCCGCTACCCGCCGGCACAACCCTCCGAGGAACGCTGGGGCGTCGGTGAGCACACCGACTACGGCCTGCTCACCCTGCTCGCCCAGGACGGCAACCCCGCACTCCAGGTGCGCACCCCGAGGGGCTGGGTCGACGCGCCGCCCCGACCGGGGAGCTTCGTGTGCAACCTCGGCGACATGCTGGAGCGGCTGAGCGGTGGCCGGTACCGGTCGACCGCCCACCGGGTGCGGAACGGGAGTGACGCGGAGCGGCTGTCGTTCCCGTTCTTCCTCGACCCCTCGTGGGACGCGGTGGTCGGTGCCGCCGGGAGCACCTACGGGGACTACGTCATGGGCAAGGTGGCCCGGGTGTTCCCGGACCTCGCGGCCAGCGACGAAACTTCGACAGAAGTGGCGCCATAG
- a CDS encoding VOC family protein: MTGSLGSMLLASTDPDRLKAWYGEVFDVEPDADGFLQFGGVAVLVDGRDDVADRNPEPDRVILNFHVDDARATARRLAEAGATLLVEPEWRGQAWFATALDPDGNCLQLIELSDEYYSSRGRKRPTSESASEPASSGTGALGRGKAASRLPAQDLDRARAFYAEKLGLEPVEERPGGLRYRCGDTVFSLFASTGAASGQATQMGWVVDDIEATVAELRGRGVVFEDYDVPGLETVDGIAEVSGNYPSDGGIGERAAWFHDSEGNLIGLGQTLR, encoded by the coding sequence GTGACTGGATCTTTGGGCAGCATGCTGCTGGCCAGCACCGACCCCGACCGGCTCAAGGCCTGGTATGGCGAGGTGTTCGACGTCGAGCCCGACGCCGACGGGTTCCTGCAGTTCGGCGGCGTGGCGGTGCTCGTCGACGGGCGTGACGACGTCGCCGACCGCAACCCCGAGCCCGACCGCGTGATCCTGAACTTCCACGTGGACGACGCCCGCGCCACCGCGCGCCGCCTCGCCGAAGCCGGCGCCACGCTGCTGGTCGAGCCCGAGTGGCGGGGCCAGGCGTGGTTCGCCACCGCGCTCGACCCGGACGGCAACTGCCTGCAGCTCATCGAGCTGAGCGACGAGTACTACTCGAGCCGGGGCCGGAAGCGGCCCACGTCGGAGTCGGCGTCGGAGCCGGCGTCGTCGGGCACCGGCGCGCTGGGACGGGGCAAGGCCGCCTCCCGGCTGCCGGCGCAGGACCTCGACCGGGCGCGGGCGTTCTACGCCGAGAAGCTCGGCCTCGAGCCGGTCGAGGAGCGGCCCGGCGGCCTGCGCTACCGCTGCGGCGACACGGTGTTCTCGCTGTTCGCCTCGACGGGAGCGGCGTCGGGCCAGGCCACCCAGATGGGCTGGGTCGTCGACGACATCGAGGCGACGGTCGCCGAGCTGCGCGGCCGAGGCGTCGTGTTCGAGGACTACGACGTGCCCGGGCTCGAGACCGTCGACGGCATCGCCGAGGTCAGCGGGAACTACCCCTCCGACGGCGGCATCGGCGAGCGGGCCGCCTGGTTCCACGACAGCGAGGGCAACCTCATCGGCCTCGGCCAGACCCTGCGCTGA
- a CDS encoding (2Fe-2S)-binding protein translates to MTGERPLAAVLARLDAVDPWCGYSMATPQGAGWHRLDEVVADDRLVASWLAGLRARTTKGCSDVAGSYLASWLGSLLAGPVATQLVGERRAWRLAPRSLAVRRHEGGWFDAVAVAPQPLLVLPGDPLATHPDVAVVVDEATLRDRVADDLVALLNPVFAHIRAHASFGLGGMWGTVADAVADQVVQYSAAVAASNGNDDDRDDDGDGDDAEASWPRVAALIDALAARAPRLRVRPSLVAVGWSGGVAHRTARGTCCLYYKLSGDDWCANCPKRAAADRECRWVADLEARQLAAT, encoded by the coding sequence ATGACCGGGGAGCGACCGCTGGCAGCCGTGCTCGCACGGCTCGACGCGGTCGATCCCTGGTGCGGCTACTCGATGGCGACGCCGCAGGGCGCCGGTTGGCACCGCCTCGACGAGGTGGTCGCCGACGACCGGCTCGTCGCCTCGTGGCTGGCGGGCCTGCGCGCCCGGACCACCAAGGGGTGCAGCGACGTCGCCGGCTCGTACCTCGCGTCGTGGCTGGGGTCCCTTCTGGCCGGGCCCGTCGCCACGCAACTGGTGGGCGAGCGACGGGCGTGGCGGCTCGCGCCCCGCTCGCTCGCCGTCCGGCGCCACGAGGGCGGCTGGTTCGACGCCGTCGCCGTGGCGCCCCAACCCCTGCTGGTCCTGCCGGGCGACCCGCTCGCCACCCATCCCGACGTCGCGGTGGTGGTCGACGAGGCGACGTTGCGGGACCGGGTCGCCGACGACCTCGTCGCCCTGCTCAACCCCGTGTTCGCCCACATCCGGGCCCACGCGTCGTTCGGGCTGGGCGGCATGTGGGGCACGGTCGCCGACGCCGTGGCCGACCAGGTCGTCCAGTACTCGGCCGCCGTCGCGGCCAGCAACGGCAACGACGACGACCGTGACGATGACGGTGACGGCGACGACGCCGAGGCGTCCTGGCCCCGGGTCGCGGCCCTCATCGACGCCCTGGCGGCCCGGGCGCCGCGACTCCGCGTCCGTCCCTCGCTCGTGGCGGTGGGCTGGTCGGGTGGCGTGGCCCACCGCACGGCCCGGGGCACCTGCTGCCTCTACTACAAGCTCTCGGGCGACGACTGGTGTGCCAACTGCCCGAAGCGTGCCGCCGCCGATCGTGAGTGCCGCTGGGTCGCCGACCTGGAGGCCCGGCAGCTGGCGGCCACATGA